The following are from one region of the Vitis riparia cultivar Riparia Gloire de Montpellier isolate 1030 chromosome 14, EGFV_Vit.rip_1.0, whole genome shotgun sequence genome:
- the LOC117930161 gene encoding uncharacterized protein LOC117930161, with amino-acid sequence MEDSFRVRVDRIFGSLASSSSSSLSPCANLSSLWSLTDDEVEKREWNREKDIPETEVTSYSSNLDGLFAKKRSSVGFGKQLEQDLEDLDDDDLEGETRVRGSSSRPVKPDDYNHEEWEIRSSIGLDCALDNEEEEDEYDKVAVGREKAGERLYMTDFNDYAIELDSCNVIPESFKDVARDPRANHMAAKIRLQEDAEAAGSFDSLRVSDKTLPAAAATQINTSEDGANLKSILKRKENQLDSKLHKRVRFDPGCKTDSKEEESERTKNLTMETCSMEEATVSEKVSFTPQDPSGVPDYLRNPTKYTCYTFDSSSDIDEESNRRAYMDFLNMLKKPDALESQADKAFDLPKSVTFTPRKKSADTYMMKHSSEFPQKQEDVGKEFMHRKGLPLGIAAEDCQETEVCAMDEDEPEPVASKISTSLQKPGRQYRTKASSELEESGS; translated from the exons ATGGAAGACAGTTTCAGAGTTCGCGTGGATAGAATTTTTGGATCTCTAGCTTCGTCGTCGTCTTCATCGTTGTCGCCATGTGCGAATCTGAGTTCTCTGTGGTCGCTTACCGACGACGAGGTGGAGAAGAGAGAATGGAATCGAGAGAAAGACATCCCGGAGACTGAGGTAACGTCTTATTCTTCGAACTTGGATGGATTATTCGCGAAGAAACGGAGCTCTGTAGGCTTCGGCAAGCAGCTTGAACAAGACCTTGAAGACCTAGATGATGATGATCTTGAAGGAGAAACACGAGTTCGTGGTTCGTCAAGTCGACCTGTTAAACCAGACGACTATAACCATGAAGAATGGGAAATTAGGTCCTCCATCGGCTTGGACTGTGCTCTTGATAATGAG GAAGAGGAAGATGAATATGACAAAGTGGCTGTTGGCAGGGAAAAGGCTGGTGAACGCTTGTATATGACTGATTTTAATGATTATGCAATTGAATTGGATTCCTGCAATGTGATTCCGGAGTCATTCAAGGATGTTGCTAGAGATCCACGTGCAAATCACATGGCTGCAAAAATTAGGCTCCAAGAAGACGCAGAAGCAGCTGGAAGTTTCGATTCTTTACGGGTTTCTGATAAAACATTGCCAGCTGCTGCAGCTACTCAAATCAACACTTCTGAAGATGGTGCTAACCtgaaatcaattttgaagaggAAGGAAAATCAGTTGGATTCAAAGTTACATAAACGTGTTCGATTTGATCCTGGTTGTAAAACTGATAGCAAGGAAGAAGAGTCTGAAAGAACCAAAAATCTTACAATGGAGACTTGCTCAATGGAAGAAGCTACAGTTTCAGAGAAAGTATCTTTTACACCCCAAGATCCTTCTGGAGTTCCAGATTATCTCCGAAATCCTACCAAGTACACATGTTATACTTTTGATTCTTCCAGTGATATTGATGAGGAATCTAATCGGCGTGCCTACATGGACTTTCTTAATATGCTGAAGAAGCCGGATGCCTTGGAGTCACAGGCAGACAAGGCCTTTGATCTTCCAAAATCAGTaaccttcactccaagaaagaAATCAGCTGATACTTACATGATGAAACATAGCAGTGAATTCCCGCAAAAGCAGGAAGATGTTGGGAAGGAGTTCATGCACAGGAAAGGCTTGCCCCTTGGCATTGCTGCTGAGGACTGTCAAGAAACTGAAGTTTGTGCAATGGACGAAGATGAGCCAGAGCCGGTTGCTAGTAAAATTAGTACTAGCTTGCAGAAACCAGGTCGCCAGTATCGGACAAAGGCCAGTTCAGAACTCGAGGAATCCGGTTCTTGA